A portion of the Treponema rectale genome contains these proteins:
- the ligA gene encoding NAD-dependent DNA ligase LigA: protein MEQAVSENERIKRERSSVRIAELEKLILRYQKSYYNGEGEISDAEFDRLWDELKVLDPANPILHRVGQDSGNFQKAPHVMPMGSQEKAADPEQFLEWVKKHEYSEYLVEYKLDGASLELQYNGGTLLRAVTRGDGTTGDVITENAVKMKGVLKQLSGVPSAAAFTGGIRGEVIMTHTVHKSLYSDKANCRNAANGLMKRKDGEGSENLTLIVYDVWATEGEQPFKDEEEKLLWLKECGFNVVPLKICSSAQEVIDYRSSVMEERKNLDYDIDGLVIKERTVNHEDASRDRPDRQIAFKFSLEEAVSVVRDVEWNENGATYTPVAVFDPVDLNGTTVQRASLANPNNIRSLGLMIGSHVVVVKRGEIIPKIEAVLKNDGTAVTFPVRYPEKCAVCGSVLQDEGTRLFCPNKECPKKVLHRLLKWVDVCDIRDLGETLVTQLFNSGLVKSISDIYRLDEEKLTPYFLNEESISLEKKSLGAKKVAASIQSHRKLSLSQFVAGFDIEGIGETVVEKLVDAGYSTLEKLFAAGEDEISSVYGFAEVMASSFCKGLKECSEEMRNLVSSETIVLTEGEKSGRLAGMSFCFTGELVTMKRADAQNLVKQNGGSVKSSVVKGLSYLVTNDTSSGSSKNVKAASLGIPVITEKEFLELIQK, encoded by the coding sequence ATGGAACAGGCAGTTTCGGAGAATGAGCGGATCAAACGGGAACGTTCTTCTGTCCGTATCGCTGAGCTGGAAAAACTGATCCTGCGTTATCAGAAATCTTATTATAACGGCGAGGGAGAGATATCTGATGCAGAGTTTGACCGGCTTTGGGATGAACTGAAAGTTCTTGATCCTGCAAATCCAATCCTTCACAGAGTAGGTCAGGATTCCGGAAATTTTCAAAAAGCTCCTCATGTAATGCCTATGGGCAGTCAGGAAAAGGCTGCGGATCCTGAGCAGTTTCTTGAATGGGTAAAAAAACACGAATATTCTGAATATCTTGTTGAATATAAACTTGACGGCGCCAGTCTTGAACTTCAGTATAACGGAGGAACTCTCCTCAGGGCAGTTACAAGAGGTGACGGAACGACAGGGGATGTAATTACTGAAAACGCAGTAAAAATGAAAGGGGTTCTTAAACAGCTTTCAGGGGTTCCTTCAGCAGCTGCTTTTACAGGCGGCATTCGCGGTGAAGTCATAATGACTCATACAGTGCATAAATCTCTTTACTCTGACAAGGCTAACTGCCGGAATGCAGCAAACGGCCTTATGAAGAGAAAAGACGGGGAAGGCAGTGAAAACCTGACTTTAATCGTGTATGACGTCTGGGCTACAGAAGGTGAGCAGCCTTTTAAGGATGAGGAAGAAAAATTACTCTGGCTGAAGGAATGCGGTTTCAATGTTGTTCCTCTTAAAATTTGCAGCAGTGCACAGGAAGTAATTGATTACAGAAGTTCCGTAATGGAAGAAAGAAAAAATCTTGATTATGACATTGACGGACTTGTAATAAAAGAACGGACTGTAAATCATGAAGATGCAAGCCGTGACAGACCTGACAGGCAGATTGCCTTTAAATTCAGTCTGGAAGAAGCAGTATCTGTTGTCCGTGATGTTGAGTGGAATGAAAACGGTGCGACCTATACTCCTGTTGCTGTTTTTGATCCGGTGGATTTAAATGGTACTACAGTACAGCGGGCCAGTCTTGCTAATCCGAACAATATACGTTCCCTTGGCCTTATGATTGGAAGTCACGTGGTTGTAGTAAAAAGGGGAGAGATAATTCCCAAAATAGAAGCTGTATTGAAAAATGACGGAACGGCTGTTACTTTTCCAGTACGTTATCCTGAAAAATGTGCGGTCTGCGGAAGTGTACTTCAGGATGAGGGAACCAGACTTTTTTGTCCCAATAAAGAGTGCCCTAAAAAAGTTCTTCACCGTCTGTTGAAGTGGGTAGATGTCTGTGATATCAGGGATCTTGGAGAAACTCTTGTAACGCAACTTTTTAATTCAGGACTTGTAAAAAGCATAAGTGACATATACAGGCTTGATGAAGAAAAACTTACTCCGTATTTTTTGAATGAAGAAAGCATTTCTCTGGAAAAAAAGTCTCTTGGGGCAAAAAAAGTTGCTGCCTCAATTCAGTCTCACAGAAAACTTTCTCTCTCTCAGTTTGTTGCAGGATTTGACATCGAGGGAATTGGTGAAACTGTTGTAGAAAAACTCGTTGATGCAGGCTATTCTACCCTTGAAAAACTTTTTGCTGCCGGAGAAGATGAAATATCTTCAGTTTATGGTTTTGCAGAAGTAATGGCTTCTTCATTCTGTAAAGGTTTGAAGGAATGTTCTGAAGAAATGAGGAATCTTGTTTCTTCTGAGACGATTGTCCTTACGGAAGGCGAAAAGTCTGGACGTCTTGCAGGAATGTCATTCTGCTTTACAGGTGAACTTGTTACCATGAAGAGGGCTGATGCCCAGAATCTTGTAAAACAGAACGGAGGCAGCGTAAAGTCTTCTGTCGTAAAAGGTCTGAGCTATCTTGTTACTAATGATACTTCTTCAGGTTCTTCAAAAAATGTTAAGGCTGCTTCTTTAGGAATTCCTGTAATAACTGAAAAAGAGTTTCTTGAACTCATTCAAAAGTAA
- the trmB gene encoding tRNA (guanosine(46)-N7)-methyltransferase TrmB — MNEQETTADSNNSSAAVAEDPGADSNSAVSVFRRTIKTYVLRAGRMTDSEKRSYEELHQVWCLPFEHKTLNFTEIFGNTNPVTFEIGFGMGHATAAIARANPEMNYIGSEVHVPGVGRLLSEIKKNQLKNLFIIEYDALEILKSMIPDGSIEAFHIFFPDPWPKKKHHKRRLVQRPHTDLLMQKLTPGGYIYFATDWQEYAEEALSELEATDGLKNRYEGFAPHQEWRPRTKFEQKGIDAGRNIFELYFEKEE, encoded by the coding sequence GTGAACGAACAGGAAACCACGGCTGACAGTAATAATTCGTCGGCTGCTGTTGCAGAGGATCCCGGCGCTGACAGTAATAGTGCAGTGTCGGTTTTCAGAAGGACAATCAAGACTTATGTTCTGCGTGCAGGACGTATGACTGACAGTGAGAAGCGCAGTTATGAAGAACTGCATCAGGTCTGGTGTCTCCCTTTTGAGCACAAGACATTAAATTTTACAGAAATTTTCGGTAATACAAATCCGGTAACTTTTGAAATTGGTTTTGGAATGGGACATGCTACGGCTGCAATTGCCAGGGCTAATCCAGAGATGAATTATATAGGCTCAGAAGTACATGTACCGGGTGTTGGACGCCTTCTCAGTGAAATAAAGAAAAATCAGCTTAAAAATCTTTTTATCATAGAATATGACGCTCTTGAAATTCTTAAGAGCATGATACCTGACGGTTCTATTGAAGCATTTCATATTTTCTTTCCTGATCCATGGCCTAAGAAGAAGCATCATAAAAGACGTCTGGTACAGCGCCCGCATACTGATCTTCTGATGCAGAAACTTACTCCAGGCGGTTACATTTATTTTGCTACTGACTGGCAGGAATATGCGGAGGAAGCCCTGTCTGAACTTGAAGCAACTGATGGCTTGAAAAACAGATATGAAGGTTTTGCTCCTCATCAGGAGTGGCGTCCGCGTACGAAATTTGAGCAGAAAGGTATTGATGCCGGACGTAATATTTTTGAACTGTATTTTGAGAAGGAAGAATAG